The genomic stretch TGATACCCAATTCTATGCATACAAATTTGGGCTCTGCAAGACCAAACGCGTCGCTCTTCGCAATCTTGTGAAACAAGAAGTCGGCCTTACCATTCAGAGTGGTGAGCACTCTAGTGTAAGTTCGGTTACCTTTTCCCCTTATATTCAATCTCACGTCGTTTCTCTTCAGATCACGGATGCGCGTGCCACAATGGCTGTTTATCGTTTACACAAAAAGGAATGGGAAAAAGGCAGCCGACCCCAACCTGTAGGAGTGCATGCCGCCTCCAAGGCCGCATCATCGAAGCGAAAAGCGCCCTCACAGTCTGGAtctgatgaagaagagggcggcgacggcggcgaCGACGACTCGAGTGACAGTGAAGCACATTCACGTAGAAAACCCTCACCAGCACTTGTCAAGCCTGTACTGAAAGGGAAGAATACCCCTAAAGAATACCCTGGAGGCGGAAGGAAAGGCGTTAGTTCAGGTTTATCAACAGTCATCCGTCGCGCGGGTGAAAAGACGAAAGCTGGTGGTGGCGTTATTGATAAAGCGACTGTTAAGACAGAATGGTGGAAGCAATTGCCAGGCGGTGTTTCTTCTGGTGGTTCCAAGGGTTCTGTAAGCATTGTATCGAGTAGATAGTACTTATATCACGAGCTGAAATCTTACCAATGTTTCAATCCTTTAATTCTTCGAAGAGCATCCCAGTATCTATGAGTGTTCACTGTTGATTTCCATTGAATTTCGTGATTGTTAGTATTCGAATTGATGAGGGTGGGAATGACATATTGTCGCTTGAATCGCGTCAACGTTACGCTATTTCTAACCATGAACCATATTGTTCACTTGTCGTCTCTTCGCATTCTCTCACCACGCAAAACACACCTATACTCATCAAGTTTTTGTTGAAGTCTCGGATATGAAACAAAGCTCACAAGCCACTATCAATGAACTTATCGCGGGAAGTGTTGGAGGTGCAGCGCAGGTCTTAGTCGGGCAGCCTCTGGATACAATCAAGACTCGGGCTCAGATTGCACCCAGTTGAGTTCTCCATATCTCTCTTGACACGGAAGAGTCTAACACTCATGCCAATAGAGGATATGTTTGTGAGTAGGACGATAGCGGATGGGGTCTCGGGTTCATATCGCTGAGGATCAACACGATTCGTTTCTTCTTG from Psilocybe cubensis strain MGC-MH-2018 chromosome 2, whole genome shotgun sequence encodes the following:
- a CDS encoding RNA exonuclease 4 — translated: MSTTISKGKGKSVPSSNWLNLQKQLAKTEKKEYHSVQKGASKKRRKLDGASTENKFSKLYITSNERESSTFSQVPEASGSSSAAVKNGESTSSLQQMILGHTEYTESQKLPGKYLALDCEMVGVGIDGVESSLARVSLVNFYGAVILDEFVRQKERVVDYRTQWSGIRESDMVHAKPFEEVQKKVADLLKDRILIAHAVHNDLKALLLSHPRSQIRDTQFYAYKFGLCKTKRVALRNLVKQEVGLTIQSGEHSSITDARATMAVYRLHKKEWEKGSRPQPVGVHAASKAASSKRKAPSQSGSDEEEGGDGGDDDSSDSEAHSRRKPSPALVKPVLKGKNTPKEYPGGGRKGVSSGLSTVIRRAGEKTKAGGGVIDKATVKTEWWKQLPGGVSSGGSKGSVSIVSIFVEVSDMKQSSQATINELIAGSVGGAAQVLVGQPLDTIKTRAQIAPS